TATTTCTACAAACAGTGCGATAGCCTCTGGGTCTCCTGCTCAACTGACTATCTTTTATGGTGGCacagtgaatgtgtatgatgataTATCACCTGAGAAGGTTGTCTCTCTTTCTATTCCTGAAAAATACTTGTGCTTGTTACTTATTCTCCTATAGAGCTGTGGTGAGCTTAAAATcacttttgggaattttatgcaGGTACAGGCTATCATGTTCTTGGCTGGGCAGGATTCTTCTATCTCCTCTAACATGgcactgccaaaaattcaagtccATGCACCAAGCTCAAAACCAATAGCAACTGATGTCAATCCTGTGAACCACAATGTAACTACACCACCTTGCTCCCGGCTCTCGAGCCCTTTATCTGTTTCTTCACAAACAGGTGCTCAGTCGGGGAGTGGGTCTACTAGTACTGAAGAAATAATGGCAACTAAAACCACTGGAGTTGCAACCACTCCTGTTAGTAAACTGGACACTCCAAAACTTACAAGTGCAATGGGATCTGTTGCTGCAACAACCATGATGCCATCTGGTATGAACTTGTACTCTGGAAGACAGTTTTGCATCATATGTACTCTTTGAAAACTTTCCAGTTTTGAAGCTCATCCATTGAGCATCAAACACATTTTATTCAGATGTAGattttttattattgtatttGCCATGTAAAAATGATATCTCTAAATTCTTGTGCAGCAGTGCCCCAGGCTCGTAAGGCATCCTTGGCTCGGTTTTTGGAGAAGCGCAAGGAGAGGTAAGTTGTATAAATTCAAGCAAAAGAAGAAATATTTTTTCACAATTTGATTATGAATTGACTGATCCCTCACAtctaatgaaaaattgttgaCCCATTATGGATGGTAAACAAGGTGATGATCTGTGGAAATGTATGCACTCTTTATCCTGTCACTTTGTCAGCAGTATATAACTCAACCTAGCTAAaccttaatcccaaactagtcGGGGTTAAATAATTTTGCTTGCCGTATCTTGACTTTTATTCAGTGAATGACTGAATATTATTTTGATCTGTTTGGGGCTTTTAGTTGGAAACACTTCTGCATTGGTAATTTTCAAAGTTGGTTTTTTTTGCTTGAGGTTCCGCCATTCTGGGGCACATGTGCCAGCCACATTCAGGTGATATTAATAGAGaatatgatgcaataaatattccTTTATGTGGATGTAGCTTGTTTCTTGATCATGACCTAAGTCTGTTTAGGAGAGGACCTATTTGCAATTATTTTTCTAACTATAATACTTTAGTAGTGGTGGAAGTAAGATGTTTTGGCAGGGAGAACCTAGGTTTTGCATGAGAACATCCTGTAACTATACTTTTAAATGATGTATAAGTATATTACTAGAAAAACGTTCTACTGCCACTTATAATGTTAACATTTTCCAGAGCCTCATTTTTACTATGACAATGACTTCAATCAAGACTACCAAGACTCGTAATTGATTTGAGACCTTTGTTTGTGCATGTAGGGTGATGAGTGCAGCACCATACAACATGGGCAAGAAATCTCCTGAATCTGCTATGCAGAATCCAATAGAATGAATTCCTCTGCAGAGGCGACCTGTTCTCTCTCACCAAGGAAGGAGAGTAACCACAATAAATGAAACCAACTTAGAAGGGAATCGTTGTGATTGATGTAGTAAATTGAAGATGTAAGCACATTGATTTTGTTTTAAACTAGAACTGTAATCCTTTGTTTGATTTCAAAACTTTACGTATATatttatatagagagagagagagagagagagctggtGTAGGgtgttttccttttttcttttgttCCCCATTCTGTTAATCCATTTGGATCCTTAGCTTCCAAGATGACATTGAGTACATTTTGTAGCTATATGTAACTTCTGTTACATTGTGGAAATAAAAACCAGATTTAGATCATGTCTAGTATCTCAATTCTGTTGTTATATATTCTTGTTTCCCTATATGCTGTTCGGAGACTGTTAGCATTATGGAACCCACTCCTGTGTGGCTTGCTTATGCAAAAGTTTACCATCAGGCTAATACCTAAAGATCAGTTGTCTTTTCCTAA
The Hevea brasiliensis isolate MT/VB/25A 57/8 chromosome 15, ASM3005281v1, whole genome shotgun sequence genome window above contains:
- the LOC110669729 gene encoding protein TIFY 6B isoform X3, whose protein sequence is MERDFMGLNSKEPLAVVKEEVNCDGYKEIGFSKSSGIHWPFSNKVSALPHLNSFKVSQEDKTKRLVSDSSLSPGFLSISTADAFDSNQKQFMAEIQMFPVSNHASSISLSNPFFKNYYAPSGQNVSGATVKPQLLGGIPVTTPQTILPTVGSVTGMMESCAIASGSPAQLTIFYGGTVNVYDDISPEKVQAIMFLAGQDSSISSNMALPKIQVHAPSSKPIATDVNPVNHNVTTPPCSRLSSPLSVSSQTGAQSGSGSTSTEEIMATKTTGVATTPVSKLDTPKLTSAMGSVAATTMMPSAVPQARKASLARFLEKRKERVMSAAPYNMGKKSPESAMQNPIE